A genomic region of Cloacibacillus sp. contains the following coding sequences:
- a CDS encoding peptide ABC transporter substrate-binding protein: protein MSNKPVLRFMLCAVLAMAALFAPAAESWAASDSKVLVFNHGKELKSWDPTIDDSGGSFVIGNIFEGLMRDTKEGKLVPGQAEKYKVSDDGLTYTFYLKPNIVWSDGKPVTAYDFEYAWRRLVDPKAGAEYSYMGTSYIKNAKAFFEGKVKADKLGVKAIDAKTFEVKLESKTPFFLNLTSFFCFMPVRKDIVEKYGDGWEKNPKTCVSNGPFVLESYKLGDNLTIAKNNKFYDKKLVKIDKVKMVFVNEQTTALNAFNAGDIHVNPEIPPSELSKLIAEEPNLVFTPRLQTAYIIFNVDKAPFNDPRVRKAFSLALDRKAICASALKGGETPATGIVPPVLSFSDGKSFRKLDASGKPAAEYGIDPNAARVKEAQKLLADAGYPNGKGFPKITYSYVTKESLKKMSEAIQEMLKNNLNINVTLDNMEWQVLVDKRKRGDFLISGGNWTGDYSDPMTFFDAFAADSSWNECQWRGTKSKVAPHDKVLNPKQKAFGDEIAKAQRTMGKTRDEHLKKAETILMEEMPIAPLYYGNFCYLVNQDKVTNVWRNKVGEWKFWDATLSK, encoded by the coding sequence ATGTCAAATAAACCTGTTTTAAGATTTATGCTCTGCGCGGTACTTGCCATGGCGGCGCTCTTTGCCCCGGCAGCCGAATCATGGGCGGCTTCAGATTCAAAAGTCCTTGTCTTCAACCACGGCAAAGAACTCAAATCATGGGATCCGACGATAGATGATTCGGGCGGAAGCTTCGTCATCGGCAACATCTTTGAGGGACTGATGCGCGACACAAAAGAAGGCAAGCTTGTTCCCGGCCAGGCTGAAAAATACAAAGTCTCTGACGACGGCCTCACCTACACATTCTACCTTAAGCCAAACATCGTATGGTCGGACGGAAAACCCGTCACCGCCTACGATTTCGAATACGCGTGGCGTAGACTGGTCGACCCCAAGGCCGGCGCGGAATACTCGTACATGGGCACCTCGTACATAAAGAACGCGAAAGCCTTCTTTGAAGGCAAAGTGAAGGCCGACAAGCTCGGCGTCAAAGCCATAGACGCGAAGACCTTTGAAGTCAAACTTGAATCAAAGACGCCCTTCTTCCTCAACCTCACATCATTTTTCTGCTTCATGCCAGTGAGAAAGGATATCGTTGAAAAGTACGGCGACGGCTGGGAGAAAAACCCCAAGACCTGCGTCTCAAACGGCCCGTTCGTTCTTGAATCATACAAATTAGGCGACAACCTCACAATAGCCAAAAACAACAAATTCTATGACAAAAAGCTTGTCAAGATAGACAAAGTCAAGATGGTCTTCGTCAACGAGCAGACGACGGCGCTCAACGCCTTCAACGCGGGCGACATCCACGTCAATCCCGAGATCCCGCCCTCCGAGCTCTCAAAGCTCATAGCGGAAGAGCCGAACCTCGTCTTCACGCCGAGACTTCAGACAGCCTACATAATCTTCAACGTTGACAAGGCTCCGTTCAACGACCCGCGCGTCAGAAAAGCATTCTCACTCGCTCTGGACAGAAAAGCCATCTGCGCCTCCGCTCTTAAGGGCGGCGAAACTCCGGCGACAGGCATCGTGCCCCCCGTACTTTCCTTCTCCGACGGCAAGAGCTTCAGAAAACTCGACGCGTCAGGCAAGCCCGCGGCTGAATACGGAATAGATCCCAACGCGGCACGCGTCAAAGAGGCGCAGAAGCTTCTGGCCGACGCCGGCTATCCAAACGGCAAGGGATTCCCGAAGATAACCTACAGCTATGTAACAAAAGAATCGCTCAAAAAGATGTCCGAAGCAATCCAGGAGATGCTTAAAAACAACCTCAACATCAACGTCACGCTCGACAACATGGAGTGGCAGGTGCTCGTAGACAAGCGCAAGAGGGGCGACTTCCTCATCAGCGGAGGAAACTGGACCGGCGACTACTCAGACCCAATGACCTTCTTTGACGCCTTCGCAGCCGACAGCAGCTGGAACGAATGCCAGTGGAGAGGAACGAAGTCAAAGGTAGCTCCGCACGACAAGGTCCTCAACCCCAAGCAGAAGGCCTTTGGAGACGAGATAGCCAAAGCTCAGAGAACCATGGGCAAAACGCGCGATGAGCACCTTAAAAAGGCTGAAACCATCCTCATGGAGGAAATGCCGATAGCTCCGCTCTATTACGGCAACTTCTGCTACCTCGTCAATCAGGACAAGGTGACGAACGTATGGAGAAACAAAGTCGGCGAATGGAAGTTCTGGGACGCGACATTAAGTAAATAA
- a CDS encoding nucleotidyltransferase domain-containing protein, with amino-acid sequence MDIKIWTKTLTEKLLAAFGDRVVFIGLQGSRGRGEARPSSDIDMVVVLNEMTFEDLSAYGALLESMPEKELACGFVSGKKELLGWLPSELFTLYHDTVPIYGTLDFIKGYFTKNDAAAAVATSACAIYHGCCHNFLYEKSGELLSALYKSAFFTLRAELYCKTGRYVKRSDELEGLLYGAGRDVLSFLHKNFERKYLAARGF; translated from the coding sequence ATGGATATCAAAATATGGACAAAAACATTGACGGAGAAATTACTGGCGGCCTTTGGCGACAGGGTAGTTTTTATCGGCCTTCAGGGCAGCCGGGGCCGCGGCGAAGCTCGTCCCTCAAGCGACATCGACATGGTGGTCGTTTTAAACGAGATGACCTTTGAAGACTTAAGCGCCTACGGCGCGCTGCTTGAGTCGATGCCGGAAAAAGAGCTTGCCTGCGGCTTCGTATCAGGAAAAAAAGAGCTGCTGGGATGGCTCCCCTCCGAACTTTTCACGCTCTATCACGACACCGTCCCCATCTACGGAACGCTTGATTTTATTAAGGGATATTTCACAAAAAACGACGCGGCCGCGGCCGTCGCGACATCTGCCTGCGCCATATATCACGGATGCTGTCACAATTTTCTCTATGAAAAAAGCGGCGAGCTGCTTTCTGCTTTATACAAATCGGCCTTTTTCACGCTCAGAGCAGAGCTCTATTGCAAAACAGGAAGATACGTCAAAAGATCTGACGAGCTTGAAGGCCTTCTGTACGGCGCAGGCCGCGACGTGCTTTCCTTTTTACATAAAAACTTTGAACGAAAATATCTTGCGGCCCGAGGTTTTTAA
- a CDS encoding MBL fold metallo-hydrolase translates to MAATELFPGLYRISLPIPRGGFESFLDGWFIEDEERGQNILVETGPASASPELLLQLASLGLAKIDYLIYTHIHLDHAGGAGHFIEHFPETKVLAPLRGRPHLVDPKKLISGSRASLGGLCDAYGLPRPVPLENILEDGSQIKGLETIDTPGHAPHHSSYIYETHGRRILFPGEAAGCLFPLDDGDFFMRPATPHKFYYDTEISSLDKLLALEDIELACFPHSGYIKNPMAVMLEAKKQLELWLEVTQELPAEADADEAVKRLTVRDPMLKKLDRLPQMVRERELFFLRQSAKGFLGWVRRG, encoded by the coding sequence ATGGCGGCGACAGAATTATTTCCCGGCCTTTACAGGATAAGCCTCCCGATACCGCGCGGCGGGTTTGAATCTTTTCTGGACGGCTGGTTCATCGAGGACGAGGAGCGCGGACAAAACATACTGGTGGAGACAGGGCCGGCCTCGGCGTCGCCTGAGCTGCTTTTGCAGCTTGCGTCGCTTGGCCTCGCAAAGATAGACTATCTCATATATACGCACATCCATCTTGACCACGCGGGCGGCGCGGGTCATTTCATAGAACATTTTCCAGAGACTAAAGTCCTTGCGCCTCTGCGCGGGCGTCCGCATCTTGTAGACCCTAAAAAGCTGATATCGGGAAGCAGGGCGAGCTTAGGCGGCCTCTGCGACGCATACGGGCTGCCGCGGCCGGTGCCGCTGGAAAATATACTTGAAGACGGTTCGCAGATAAAGGGCCTTGAAACGATAGACACACCGGGGCACGCGCCGCATCACAGCTCATATATCTACGAAACGCACGGACGCCGCATACTCTTTCCCGGAGAGGCGGCGGGCTGCCTCTTTCCCCTTGACGACGGAGACTTCTTCATGCGCCCCGCAACGCCGCACAAATTTTATTACGACACGGAGATATCATCGCTTGACAAACTGCTGGCGCTTGAGGATATAGAGCTGGCCTGCTTCCCGCATTCTGGATACATCAAAAACCCGATGGCCGTGATGCTTGAAGCGAAAAAACAGCTCGAACTCTGGCTTGAAGTGACGCAGGAGCTGCCTGCTGAGGCCGACGCGGATGAGGCTGTAAAAAGGCTCACAGTCCGTGACCCGATGCTGAAAAAGCTGGACCGCCTGCCGCAGATGGTGAGGGAACGCGAACTGTTCTTTCTAAGGCAGTCGGCGAAAGGTTTTCTCGGATGGGTGCGGCGCGGATAG
- a CDS encoding ABC transporter ATP-binding protein — protein sequence MKELILSGVSKRFEIEGRAVNALSNINLEIGENEFVTIVGRSGSGKTTLLRILAGLEEPTEGRITCGGAVCGKEAPLPAGMVFQEPRLMPWLSAVDNILFAYPPRERGASEAEKARKMIALVGLKGYEEALPSQLSGGMAQRVALGRALIKDPEMILLDEPLSALDYFTRRTMQRELIRIYREEKKSFIMVTHDVGEALRLGTHVIVLKDGAVAYEVRVRMPYPRPRSTPEFQRLIDSVLAAIGESEE from the coding sequence ATGAAAGAACTGATATTGAGCGGAGTATCGAAGAGATTTGAGATAGAAGGCCGCGCGGTAAACGCGCTTTCTAATATCAACCTTGAAATAGGCGAGAATGAATTTGTCACTATAGTTGGCAGGAGCGGCTCAGGAAAGACGACTTTGCTCAGGATACTGGCGGGCCTTGAAGAGCCGACGGAGGGGCGTATAACGTGCGGAGGGGCCGTCTGCGGCAAAGAGGCGCCTCTGCCTGCCGGGATGGTATTTCAGGAGCCGAGGCTCATGCCGTGGCTCTCCGCCGTCGACAACATATTGTTCGCCTATCCTCCGCGGGAGAGGGGCGCGTCTGAGGCGGAAAAGGCGCGAAAAATGATAGCCCTTGTAGGGCTCAAAGGCTACGAAGAGGCGCTGCCGTCGCAGCTTTCGGGCGGCATGGCGCAGCGCGTAGCGCTTGGACGCGCGCTCATAAAAGACCCGGAGATGATACTTCTTGATGAACCGCTGAGCGCCCTCGACTACTTCACGCGAAGGACGATGCAGCGCGAGCTGATACGCATATACAGGGAAGAAAAAAAGAGCTTCATAATGGTGACTCATGACGTGGGGGAGGCGCTGCGCCTCGGCACGCACGTCATCGTATTAAAAGACGGCGCCGTAGCCTATGAGGTGCGTGTGCGTATGCCGTATCCGAGGCCTCGCAGCACCCCAGAGTTCCAGCGCCTTATAGACAGCGTGCTCGCGGCTATTGGAGAAAGCGAAGAATAG
- a CDS encoding ABC transporter permease: MKNSALKKLIEGGLIFPLLVLALWWYGAARGWWNSFLLPAPYDVLRAFNDAMADGTLPHNLWASVSRIAVGFGLSAVLALALAFFTSAFPFIGRQLEPTLEFLRHIPPMAVIPMLILWFGIGETPKIILIILATFFPVFLNTLQGIKDCDPKLKEVARVFGYTKWETCRRVILPSALPSIFTGLRLGLGYSWRSLVAAELVAASSGLGYMILDAEQLSRSDVVLMGIFVIGALGAALDCIFALASKFAFKRAAEK; encoded by the coding sequence ATGAAAAATTCTGCGTTAAAAAAATTGATAGAAGGCGGCCTCATATTTCCTCTGCTTGTGCTCGCGCTCTGGTGGTACGGCGCGGCGCGCGGATGGTGGAACAGCTTTTTGCTGCCGGCGCCTTACGACGTGTTGCGCGCATTCAATGACGCTATGGCGGACGGCACTCTGCCGCACAACCTCTGGGCCAGCGTAAGCCGTATCGCCGTAGGCTTTGGGCTCTCCGCGGTCCTTGCGCTCGCGCTTGCTTTTTTTACAAGCGCCTTTCCGTTTATCGGCAGGCAGCTTGAGCCTACGCTTGAATTTCTGCGGCACATCCCGCCGATGGCCGTCATCCCCATGCTCATACTGTGGTTCGGCATAGGCGAGACGCCGAAGATAATACTTATAATCCTCGCCACCTTCTTTCCCGTATTTTTAAATACGCTTCAGGGCATAAAGGACTGCGACCCGAAATTGAAAGAGGTGGCGCGCGTATTCGGCTATACGAAATGGGAGACGTGCCGCCGCGTCATACTTCCCTCCGCCCTGCCTTCCATCTTCACCGGCCTGCGCCTCGGGCTTGGCTACAGCTGGCGTTCGCTCGTCGCGGCTGAGCTTGTCGCCGCCTCTTCCGGCCTGGGCTACATGATACTTGACGCGGAGCAGCTCTCACGTTCGGACGTCGTGCTGATGGGGATATTCGTCATTGGCGCGCTTGGAGCGGCTCTTGACTGCATTTTCGCGCTCGCCTCAAAATTTGCCTTCAAAAGGGCGGCTGAAAAATGA
- a CDS encoding flavin reductase family protein: MTWKPGTMLYPLPVALVSCGTAEKSNIITVAWTGIVNSEPPMTYISVRPERYSYGLIKSTGEFVINLTTDRLVWNADFCGVKSGRDVAKFSLPGLTPGAASKVSAPLIEESPVNLECVVEKSLLLGSHEMFLAKIVAVDVDEKLLDAKGVLHLEKANLTALVHGKYFTLGRQVGTFGCSVKRKGK, translated from the coding sequence GTGACATGGAAGCCCGGCACGATGCTCTATCCTCTGCCGGTCGCTCTTGTATCATGCGGGACTGCGGAAAAATCCAACATAATCACGGTCGCGTGGACCGGCATCGTCAATTCTGAGCCGCCTATGACCTATATATCCGTCAGGCCGGAACGTTATTCCTATGGGCTGATCAAGTCCACGGGAGAGTTCGTCATAAATCTCACTACGGACAGGCTCGTCTGGAACGCTGATTTCTGCGGCGTGAAATCCGGCCGCGACGTAGCTAAATTCTCGCTGCCGGGGCTTACGCCGGGCGCCGCCTCAAAGGTGAGCGCGCCGTTGATAGAGGAAAGCCCCGTCAATCTGGAATGCGTCGTTGAAAAGAGCCTGCTGCTTGGCAGCCACGAGATGTTCCTTGCGAAGATAGTGGCGGTCGACGTAGACGAAAAACTTCTCGACGCAAAGGGCGTGCTGCATCTTGAAAAGGCGAATCTTACAGCGCTTGTGCACGGGAAATATTTTACGCTCGGACGTCAAGTCGGCACCTTCGGCTGTTCCGTGAAAAGAAAGGGAAAGTGA
- a CDS encoding 4Fe-4S binding protein, with protein MQVNAEKCVKCGACMEACSKAYFKEDSKELSRVKVEDMAGFANINICSQCGACIEVCPTQALVRDANGVVQVRKEKCTSCLMCVGFCPFACMFFDGDKQTEPFKCIACGICARKCPTGALELINVPAKA; from the coding sequence ATGCAGGTAAACGCTGAAAAATGCGTTAAGTGCGGAGCGTGTATGGAAGCGTGCTCCAAAGCATATTTCAAGGAAGATTCAAAAGAGCTTTCCAGAGTGAAGGTAGAGGACATGGCCGGCTTTGCGAACATCAACATCTGCTCACAGTGCGGCGCGTGCATAGAAGTATGCCCGACGCAGGCGCTTGTGCGCGACGCAAACGGAGTTGTCCAGGTCCGCAAGGAAAAGTGCACCTCCTGCCTTATGTGCGTTGGTTTCTGCCCGTTTGCGTGCATGTTCTTTGACGGCGACAAACAGACGGAACCTTTCAAGTGCATCGCCTGCGGCATCTGCGCCCGCAAATGCCCGACCGGCGCGCTTGAACTGATAAACGTACCCGCTAAGGCGTAG
- a CDS encoding aldehyde ferredoxin oxidoreductase C-terminal domain-containing protein: MAQEPMKLLYEWSFDPAKIHHGYSKETLYLGLGNKDGNYKFEQRPVSEDMIEKFTGGRGFGLKLLWDAVNENTKWDDPDNEIVIAGGPFCGITQYPGAGKCYSVFLSPATKQTYNSNAGGYFAPFLKFAGFDALELQGKADRPVVIFIDGDNNKVQVFESNLEDINAYAVSEDLHEYFAKDDEDKRTISVVSSGEGARTSYWAGMNFSFYDVRRKAVRLKQAGRGGGGTVLCDKGVVALVVKRTHFTGLENDPVDIKTIQKAGASLHKRIHDLDDKQCKMRSAGTAHLTEIMDAYSLLPVNNYKYGRHKDIDSISSESYIKLFTQGMADGCWYGCSLACAKAVDHFPLQTGPWKGKEVIVDGPEYETAAGLGSNLGIFDPLWTIEANFYADHYGLDTISLGTGMAFYCECYELGLINKENTHGLELNFGNKKDIMELLHRIAHGSDEFAIACGHGIEEAREYFAKHYGADLETMKKIGMVCQGLEASEYRCQESIAQWGGYFLTLKGPQHDEAWLIFMDMVNKQLPTYEDKAEALFFFPNFRLWFSLQGLCKLPWNDIEPADNGMKFKGIEAARVPEHLQNYLDIFEAITGKHLTREGLIDQSEKVYNFERIFNLRMGKGTSEYHHAPDRGLGPVWEDEWNVRADYFDGKLKEFDVDIEGMSVKEKIAELQKRRRGQWQQLKMAVYKRRGWNKNGIPTLETVKRLGIDYPDVVELLNKHLKPEDEFEA, from the coding sequence ATGGCACAGGAACCAATGAAACTTCTTTACGAATGGTCGTTCGACCCGGCGAAAATACACCACGGATATTCCAAAGAGACGCTCTATCTCGGCCTCGGCAACAAGGACGGCAACTATAAATTTGAGCAGCGTCCCGTCTCAGAGGACATGATAGAAAAGTTCACCGGCGGACGCGGCTTCGGCCTCAAACTGCTATGGGACGCCGTCAATGAAAATACGAAATGGGACGACCCCGATAACGAAATCGTTATAGCGGGCGGCCCCTTCTGCGGCATCACGCAGTACCCCGGCGCGGGCAAATGCTATTCAGTATTTCTCTCCCCCGCCACCAAACAGACATACAACAGCAACGCGGGCGGATACTTCGCGCCGTTTTTGAAATTCGCGGGCTTTGACGCGCTTGAGCTTCAGGGCAAGGCCGACCGTCCCGTCGTCATTTTCATCGACGGAGACAACAACAAGGTGCAGGTCTTTGAGTCCAACCTGGAGGACATCAACGCCTACGCCGTCTCCGAAGATCTCCACGAATATTTCGCGAAGGACGACGAGGACAAACGCACCATTTCCGTCGTCTCCAGCGGAGAGGGCGCCCGTACAAGCTACTGGGCCGGCATGAACTTCAGCTTCTACGACGTGCGCCGCAAGGCCGTGCGCCTGAAGCAGGCTGGACGCGGCGGCGGCGGTACGGTGCTTTGCGACAAGGGCGTCGTAGCGCTCGTCGTAAAACGCACGCACTTCACGGGCCTTGAGAACGACCCAGTGGACATCAAGACGATACAGAAGGCTGGCGCCAGCCTGCACAAGCGTATCCACGACCTCGACGACAAGCAGTGCAAGATGCGCTCCGCCGGCACCGCGCACCTTACGGAGATCATGGACGCCTATTCGCTGCTTCCCGTCAACAATTACAAGTACGGACGCCATAAGGATATCGACAGCATCAGCTCAGAATCCTACATAAAGCTCTTCACGCAGGGGATGGCCGACGGCTGCTGGTACGGCTGCTCGCTCGCCTGCGCCAAGGCTGTGGATCACTTCCCGCTCCAGACCGGGCCGTGGAAGGGCAAAGAAGTCATCGTTGACGGCCCCGAATACGAAACGGCGGCCGGCCTTGGCTCAAACCTCGGCATCTTCGACCCGCTCTGGACCATCGAAGCAAACTTCTACGCCGACCATTACGGCCTTGACACCATCTCTCTCGGCACAGGCATGGCCTTCTACTGCGAATGCTACGAGCTTGGCCTAATCAACAAAGAAAACACCCACGGCCTTGAACTCAACTTCGGCAACAAGAAGGACATCATGGAGCTGCTGCACCGCATAGCGCACGGAAGCGACGAGTTTGCGATAGCCTGCGGACACGGCATCGAAGAGGCCCGCGAATATTTTGCGAAGCACTACGGCGCCGACCTTGAGACGATGAAGAAGATAGGCATGGTCTGCCAGGGACTTGAAGCCTCCGAATACCGCTGCCAGGAATCCATCGCTCAGTGGGGCGGCTACTTCCTTACGCTGAAAGGCCCGCAGCACGACGAAGCGTGGCTCATCTTCATGGACATGGTAAACAAGCAGCTCCCCACATACGAAGACAAGGCAGAAGCGCTCTTCTTCTTCCCGAACTTCCGTCTGTGGTTCTCGCTCCAGGGGCTCTGCAAGCTTCCGTGGAACGACATCGAACCCGCGGACAACGGCATGAAGTTCAAGGGCATCGAAGCGGCGAGGGTCCCCGAACACCTCCAGAACTACCTTGACATCTTCGAGGCCATCACAGGCAAACACCTGACACGCGAAGGCCTCATAGATCAATCTGAGAAGGTCTACAACTTCGAGCGCATCTTCAACCTCCGCATGGGCAAAGGCACATCTGAGTACCACCACGCGCCGGACCGCGGCTTGGGCCCGGTGTGGGAAGACGAATGGAACGTGCGCGCCGATTACTTTGACGGAAAGCTCAAAGAATTTGATGTGGACATAGAAGGCATGTCTGTGAAGGAAAAGATAGCCGAACTCCAGAAGCGTCGCCGCGGACAGTGGCAGCAGCTTAAGATGGCCGTCTACAAGCGCCGCGGCTGGAACAAGAACGGCATCCCCACGCTTGAGACGGTAAAGCGCCTCGGCATAGACTATCCTGACGTCGTGGAGCTTCTCAACAAGCACTTGAAGCCCGAGGACGAATTCGAAGCATAA
- the thiS gene encoding sulfur carrier protein ThiS, translating to MITVNGDSSPWKEGLTVQRLLDDHNFKFKMLAVWINDNVVEKERYGETPVPDGANVQVIHNISGG from the coding sequence ATGATAACCGTCAACGGAGACAGCTCGCCGTGGAAAGAGGGCCTCACCGTGCAGCGGCTTTTGGACGATCATAATTTCAAGTTCAAAATGCTCGCCGTATGGATAAACGACAACGTTGTGGAAAAGGAACGCTACGGCGAAACGCCGGTCCCTGACGGAGCAAATGTGCAGGTCATACACAACATAAGCGGCGGCTAA
- a CDS encoding QueT transporter family protein produces the protein MNEKKYFTPHKIALSALTAALYSGLTFMLAPISFGPMQFRAAEALTLLPYFMPEAIPGLFVGCLISNMIGGFGIIDIVLGSAATLFAAWLSSKMPNLWLAAVPPVVINGIVVGAYIALLSNISVVWTMIYIAGSQAVVCYGLGVPLMIYLRHSAAFQKYLKR, from the coding sequence ATGAACGAGAAAAAATATTTTACACCGCACAAAATCGCATTATCCGCTCTTACGGCCGCCCTCTATTCGGGGCTGACGTTTATGCTCGCCCCGATCTCATTCGGGCCGATGCAGTTTCGCGCGGCGGAGGCGCTGACGCTTCTGCCCTATTTTATGCCAGAGGCCATCCCCGGGCTCTTCGTCGGGTGCCTCATCTCAAACATGATCGGAGGTTTTGGAATAATAGACATCGTCCTTGGAAGTGCTGCGACGCTTTTCGCGGCGTGGCTCTCCTCCAAGATGCCGAACCTTTGGCTCGCCGCCGTTCCGCCCGTTGTGATAAACGGCATAGTCGTAGGGGCCTACATTGCGCTGCTTTCCAATATCAGCGTCGTATGGACTATGATATACATCGCGGGCAGTCAGGCCGTCGTCTGTTACGGGCTCGGCGTGCCGCTTATGATTTATTTACGGCATTCAGCCGCGTTCCAGAAATATCTGAAACGATAA
- a CDS encoding NAD(P)H-dependent glycerol-3-phosphate dehydrogenase — MKITILGAGSFGTAMAVHLASLGNEILMWTIDGPQAEAINDSGRNNFCFTDTELPKTVKATTDLKEALAFSDRYIMAIPTQFIREVCRKAASAAPAGAHILNLSKGIEIATGSLLHKIYEEECPQLVYSALSGPSHAEEVLIECPTTVALASKDEEEAKSWQAILNGGNFRVYTGTDVVGLEVGGATKNIYAVAAGISKALDLGDNALAALAARGLAEMMRFGATMGASPLTLSGLAGVGDLMVTCYSLHSRNFRLGLAVGSGMSFDEAVQSLGQVAEGAYTVRAVIENSKKFGVEMPLAEAVYRVLYKGEKPKELLKELFARPVKTEMRF, encoded by the coding sequence GTGAAAATAACAATACTTGGCGCTGGTAGTTTTGGCACGGCGATGGCGGTGCACCTCGCCTCTTTAGGAAATGAAATTTTAATGTGGACGATAGATGGGCCGCAGGCGGAAGCCATAAACGACAGCGGCAGAAATAATTTCTGCTTCACCGATACCGAGCTTCCAAAGACGGTGAAGGCCACCACCGATCTGAAAGAGGCGCTCGCCTTTTCCGACAGATACATCATGGCCATTCCTACGCAGTTCATTCGCGAAGTGTGCAGGAAGGCGGCCTCTGCGGCGCCCGCAGGCGCGCACATACTGAACCTCTCCAAGGGCATTGAGATAGCGACCGGCAGCCTTCTTCACAAGATATACGAAGAGGAATGCCCGCAGCTTGTCTACTCCGCGCTTTCCGGGCCAAGCCACGCGGAAGAGGTGCTGATAGAGTGCCCCACGACAGTCGCTCTTGCCTCAAAGGACGAAGAAGAGGCAAAGTCATGGCAGGCTATTTTAAACGGCGGCAATTTCAGGGTCTACACCGGCACCGACGTTGTAGGGCTTGAGGTGGGGGGCGCTACGAAAAACATCTACGCCGTGGCAGCCGGCATCTCAAAGGCGCTGGACCTCGGAGACAACGCGCTTGCTGCTCTCGCCGCGCGCGGACTTGCCGAGATGATGCGCTTTGGCGCGACGATGGGCGCCTCTCCTCTTACGCTCTCCGGCCTTGCGGGAGTCGGCGACCTTATGGTTACCTGCTACAGCCTGCACTCGCGCAACTTCCGTCTTGGCCTTGCCGTGGGAAGCGGCATGAGCTTCGACGAGGCGGTGCAGTCCCTGGGTCAGGTGGCCGAAGGCGCCTATACCGTGCGCGCGGTCATCGAAAACAGCAAAAAGTTCGGCGTTGAAATGCCCCTTGCCGAGGCCGTCTACAGAGTTCTCTACAAAGGCGAAAAACCGAAGGAGCTTCTAAAAGAGCTCTTCGCAAGGCCCGTGAAAACGGAGATGCGCTTTTAA
- a CDS encoding NAD-dependent deacylase produces MDFEESAKKVAALVKEGGVVIFSGAGLSTESGLQDFRSKDGIWAHADPARLASVGVLENHYDEFLGFYKARLYVPEEVRPNCGHEIIAQWEKEGYVEGVITQNIDRLHQKAGSVNVWELHGSMEPVHCHSCGRTADDAEFLAGKPCAHCGGRLRPSVVLFGEMLPQRALDAADELSDKCRTFIVLGSSLVVSPANYFPRQAKMHGASLVIINNEETPLDGIANVVAHESIGKFLTEVNKYVK; encoded by the coding sequence ATGGACTTTGAAGAGAGCGCAAAAAAAGTCGCCGCGCTTGTAAAAGAGGGCGGCGTCGTCATATTCAGCGGAGCTGGGCTGAGCACCGAGTCCGGGCTTCAGGATTTTCGTTCCAAAGACGGGATATGGGCGCACGCGGACCCCGCCCGCCTTGCCTCCGTCGGCGTGCTTGAAAACCATTACGACGAGTTCCTGGGCTTCTACAAGGCCCGCCTCTACGTACCGGAGGAGGTGCGCCCAAACTGCGGGCACGAGATAATAGCGCAGTGGGAAAAAGAGGGATATGTCGAGGGCGTAATAACTCAAAACATTGACAGGCTTCATCAAAAAGCCGGCTCGGTAAACGTCTGGGAGCTTCACGGAAGCATGGAGCCTGTACACTGCCATTCCTGCGGAAGGACGGCGGACGACGCTGAGTTTCTTGCCGGAAAGCCCTGCGCCCATTGCGGCGGACGTCTGCGTCCCAGCGTCGTCCTCTTTGGCGAGATGCTGCCGCAGCGCGCGCTTGACGCGGCGGACGAACTGAGCGACAAGTGCAGGACCTTCATCGTGCTAGGCTCGTCGCTAGTCGTATCGCCCGCCAACTATTTCCCAAGGCAGGCGAAAATGCACGGCGCAAGCCTCGTCATAATAAACAACGAAGAGACGCCGCTAGACGGTATAGCAAACGTAGTAGCGCACGAGAGCATAGGGAAATTCCTTACAGAGGTAAACAAATACGTCAAATAA
- a CDS encoding DUF1653 domain-containing protein, translating into MKKYRHYKGGEYEFIGLARHSEDESEYVVYRPLYNDSGLWVRPKKMFFEEVTVNGKKVPRFQEMPDEQPSTGAKKADCKEE; encoded by the coding sequence ATGAAAAAATACAGACACTATAAAGGCGGAGAATACGAGTTCATCGGGCTTGCCCGCCATTCCGAGGATGAAAGCGAATATGTGGTCTATCGGCCGCTTTACAACGACAGCGGCCTCTGGGTGCGGCCTAAAAAAATGTTTTTTGAAGAGGTGACTGTGAACGGCAAAAAGGTCCCGCGGTTTCAGGAGATGCCGGACGAGCAGCCGAGCACCGGCGCGAAAAAGGCTGACTGCAAGGAGGAATGA